The genomic window CACGAAGGCGCCGAGGAGTTCGAGGGGCATGGCGGGGTACCGGTCTTGTTTTGGGGGACTACTTTTTCTGGAGCCTTGTGCCAGGGTTTTCCCTCTCCCTAACCCTCTCCCTGAAGGGAGAGGGGACCGTGCGGTGCAGGCTGAAGCCAAAGCGTCAGTCGGCATGGAACTCCCTCTCCCTTCAGGGAGAGGGCGGGGGGAGAGGGGCGCCCCAGGCAGAGTCTTAAGTAGGACCAGCCTAATCCCCCAGCTTCCGGCCTGTCCCATAACAGCCAGTCGCCGAACGGCCCGTACAGTGCGAGCGGCAGTGGCATGCGCGGGAGTGCGCCGGTATGGTGCGGGGAAGCCGTACAACTGATGGAAGATCGCCACCATGGACCAGAACCCCTATGCCGCCCCCAAGGTCGAGCTGGTGGATCAGAGCGTTCCCGGCGCGTTCCTCGGCGGGCGTTGGCGTGCGGGCCAGCTGCGCCTGCTCGCCTGCCTTAGCCTGGCGCTGCTGCTGTGCAACCTGGTGCTGTTCGCCCTGTCCTTCGCGACCGCCCTGCAGGCGTCCGGCACGTGGCAACGCTACGAACTCTGGGTCGGGGTGCTCAGCACGGTGCTCGGCTGCTTCCTGCTCTGGCGCACCCGGCGCTTTCTCGAAGACCGCTTCAATGCCCGTGGGCTGGCCTGGCCGGTTGGCCTGTCGATTGCCGTCGCGCTGGTGATGCAGGTGTACAGCCTGATCTTCGACGAGCAGCTGAGCGGCGAATTCAACGGCGCGCTGATGGGCTTCATGGGGCTGTTCGTGCCCACTGGCGTTGTCACCCTGTGGTACGGCATCCGTCTGCTGAAGATCGAGTTGCCGTACCCGTCGGTAAAGGTCATGGGCTGGCTGGAAGTGGCCTCCGGCGTGTGCCTGATCAGCGTCGTGCTGTTCCTGCCCGGCACCGCCCTGGCGATGGCCAGCCTGCTGCCGCTGGCGTTGATGTTCCTGCGCGCGGCGCGCGAGCTGGACGACTCCGCCCGCTAGCCCTCGTCCTGCGAGCGGGCGATGGCCTGATTGACGGCCAGCCAGCCGCGCACCGCGTCTTCCCCGGCCTCGTCGAAGGCGCGTTGCAGCAGGCGGCCCTGCTCCTGGCGCAGGGCCTTTTCCAGCTTGCCGCCTTCGGCAGTCAGCTCCAGCAGGCGCCGGCGCTTGTCGTTGTCGCAGGCTTCGCTGCGGATCAGGTCGCGCTCGAGCAACTGGCGCAGCGGCACGTTCAGCGCCTGCTTGGTCACGCCCAGCGCGGCCAGCAGCTGGCTGACGGAGAGCCCCGGATTGCGCGCGATGAAGAACAGGATGCGGTGGTGCACGCGGCTCAGGCCGCGGCGTGCCAGCATTTCGTCGGGTTTCGCGGTAAAGGCCCGGTAGCTGTAGAAGAAGGCTTCCATGGCCTGGAGTTGCAGGGTTGTTTTTGTTAGGTCAGGCATATTGACGTATCCGTCTCGGGCGTCGTAGCTTCGGTCAAGCAGTTTGACTCATTCTTCCGTGCTCCCGCTACCGGTGACCCCATGGCCTTCTCCGAACGCATCGCCCGACTGAAAAGCTCTCTGATTCGTGAAATCCTCGCCGCGGCGCAGCGCCCGGAGGTGATGTCCTTCGCCGGCGGCCTGCCGGCCGAGCCGATGCTGCCGAAGGTGAACTGGGACGCCATGCCGGCGAGCATGGGCCAGTACGGCATGAGCGAAGGGGAGCCGGCGCTGCGCGAGGCCATCGCCGCCGAGGCACGCGCGTTGGGCGTACCGTGCGAGGCGAGCCAGGTGCTGATCGTCAGTGGCTCGCAGCAGACGCTGGACCTGGCCAGCAAGCTGTTCATCGACCCGGGCACCGAGGTACTGCTCGAAGCGCCGACCTATCTCGCCGCGCTGCAGGCCTTCCAGTTGTTCGGGGCGAACTGCCTGACCGTGCCGCTGGGCGCCGAGGGGCCGGACGTTGCCGCGTTGCGCCAGCGCCTGGAGACCAGCAAGCCGGCCTTCGCCTATCTGATCCCGACTTTCCAGAACCCGTCCGGCGTGCGCTACAGCGAACAGCGCCGCGATGAAGTGGCCGCGGTGCTCGACGAGTTCGGCGTGACCCTGATCGAGGACGAACCCTACCGCGAGCTGGTGTTCGACGCGGGCGCCGCGACGCCGCTGGTCAGCCGCCTGAAACAGTCCAGCTGGATCTACACCGGCACCGTGTCCAAGACGCTGTTGCCAGGCCTGCGCGTGGGCTTCCTGATCGCCACGCCGGACCTGTTCCCGCACCTGCTGCGCCTGAAGCAGTCCGCCGACCTGCACACCAACCGCGTCGGCCAGTGGCAGGCGCTGCAGTGGTTCGGCACCGAAGCCTACCGTGGCCACCTGGCCGAGCTGCGCGACTTCTATCGCCTGCGCCGTGACGCCATGCAGGCGCAGTTGCAGGAGCATTTCGCCGACCTGGCGGAGTGGAACGTGCCCCAGGGCGGGCTGTTCTTCTGGCTCAAGCTCAAGCAGCCGCTGGATACCCGCACGCTGCTGGACGCCGCGCTGGCGCAGAACGTGGCGTTCATGCCCGGCGAGCCGTTCTTCGTCGAGCCGGATGCCAACCCCGGCTATTTGCGGCTTAACTTCAGCCACGTGGCGCCCGAGCGCGCCGGCGAAGGCTTGCGTCGCCTGGCCGCGGTGATCCGCGACGCCCAGGCTCAATGAGGAGATGAGCATGTACACCGTTTATGGCGATCGGCAGTCCGGCAACTGCTACAAGGTCAAGCTGGCCCTGCACCTGCTCGGCTTGCCGTACCAGTGGCGCGACGTCGACATCCTCAAGGGCGAGACGCAGACCGCCGAGTTCCTGGCGATGAACCCCAACGGCAAGGTGCCGGTGCTGCAACTGGAAGACGGCACCTGTCTGTGGGAGTCCAACGCCATCCTCAACTTCCTCGCCGATGGCAGCGAGCTGCTGCCC from Pseudomonas sp. GCEP-101 includes these protein-coding regions:
- a CDS encoding MarR family winged helix-turn-helix transcriptional regulator; the encoded protein is MPDLTKTTLQLQAMEAFFYSYRAFTAKPDEMLARRGLSRVHHRILFFIARNPGLSVSQLLAALGVTKQALNVPLRQLLERDLIRSEACDNDKRRRLLELTAEGGKLEKALRQEQGRLLQRAFDEAGEDAVRGWLAVNQAIARSQDEG
- a CDS encoding aminotransferase-like domain-containing protein — protein: MAFSERIARLKSSLIREILAAAQRPEVMSFAGGLPAEPMLPKVNWDAMPASMGQYGMSEGEPALREAIAAEARALGVPCEASQVLIVSGSQQTLDLASKLFIDPGTEVLLEAPTYLAALQAFQLFGANCLTVPLGAEGPDVAALRQRLETSKPAFAYLIPTFQNPSGVRYSEQRRDEVAAVLDEFGVTLIEDEPYRELVFDAGAATPLVSRLKQSSWIYTGTVSKTLLPGLRVGFLIATPDLFPHLLRLKQSADLHTNRVGQWQALQWFGTEAYRGHLAELRDFYRLRRDAMQAQLQEHFADLAEWNVPQGGLFFWLKLKQPLDTRTLLDAALAQNVAFMPGEPFFVEPDANPGYLRLNFSHVAPERAGEGLRRLAAVIRDAQAQ